In Rosa chinensis cultivar Old Blush chromosome 1, RchiOBHm-V2, whole genome shotgun sequence, a genomic segment contains:
- the LOC112185302 gene encoding uncharacterized protein At1g51745 has protein sequence MESTDSGDFSVGSIVWVRRRNGSWWPGKIVGPEELSTSHLTSPRSGTPVKLLGREDASVDWYNLEKSKRVKPFRCGDFDDCIHKAESAQGMPPKKREKYARREDAILHALELERQLLRKQGKSTSEYVNSKYGAVKEAVIPSESLGKDHSKLGNSKSHQLYKRKDSFHKKDIIGSPLPSQRLKEGTQLSGEDDRFEVTPRMRGLQDFGLKIASSKRKLSSSSTSNGFWKPTIDGTYQAFAHGGLSLGGTSHVNGVEQTGAICRAKRSKCVYLPADSGDSLEYEAAPAGHIEISASPIGTRLHAESLIEDNTSGFTEDLEESNFSETDSSDHGSDSSETEPDMDEEMPSFSDPEVGRYEAQERRSLIDEEPDESTHSGDMPHLYNQDPYFASEAVSKWQLKGKRNTRNLSKRSIDTTEGRGYFYGPYSEEKAEMSGMDDGYPLSRAASRSRNRVGLNMIDWEDGTWEDRSAWDECWDIKRERFDPVYDDRYNHRRRPKYLIDVDLKVQASYQKEPVPIVSLMSKLNGKAIIGHPIQVEALEDGLSNTLLSTFDDSGEEAIDNDGGTTLPHAWRTARRTANVRVPRPHLFSTLDGDEAADDLPFFDEGRPPFKKLNMGSSSHKASQVRRNPPHNSRLLTDRKFSKKVSKKVSLSSSLKTKTRTLSSLAIQQNYGNKGMIQYDSGGQRDRLVKPESSVSVPTTVACIPVKLVFSRLLEKINRPPSKATAAAASNAVLLNGDVERS, from the exons ATGGAGAGTACAGATTCCGGCGATTTCAGCGTCGGATCGATCGTGTGGGTACGGCGAAGGAACGGTTCGTGGTGGCCGGGGAAGATAGTCGGACCGGAAGAGCTCTCCACTTCGCATCTAACCTCGCCTCGCTCTGGTACCCCCGTCAAGCTTCTCGGTAGAGAAGACGCCAGTGT TGATTGGTACAATCTGGAAAAGTCCAAGCGTGTTAAACCATTTCGATGCGGTGATTTTGATGATTGCATTCACAAGGCTGAATCGGCACAAGGTATGCCgccaaagaaaagagaaaaatatgcACGTCGAGAAGATGCTATTCTTCATGCGCTTGAACTTGAGAGGCAACTGTTGAGGAAACAAGGAAAGTCAACTTCTGAATACGTGAACAGTAAATATGGTGCTGTGAAGGAGGCTGTTATACCCTCAGAAAGTTTGGGAAAAGACCATTCAAAACTTGGGAATTCCAAATCGCATCAGTTATACAAGCGAAAAGATTCGTTTCATAAGAAGGATATTATAGGTAGTCCCCTGCCTTCTCAAAGACTCAAAGAGGGAACCCAATTGAGTGGTGAAGATGATCGTTTTGAAGTGACACCTCGAATGAGAGGCTTGCAGGACTTTGGTCTCAAAATTGCCTCTTCAAAGCGAAAACTTTCATCTTCCTCTACTTCAAATGGTTTTTGGAAACCCACAATTGATGGTACTTATCAAGCATTTGCTCATGGTGGCCTCAGCCTGGGAGGAACAAGTCACGTGAACG GAGTGGAGCAGACGGGAGCTATTTGCAGAGCAAAGAGGAGTAAATGTGTATACTTGCCAGCTGACTCTGGTGATTCTTTGGAGTATGAAGCAGCACCTGCAGGCCATATTGAGATATCAGCTTCCCCCATTGGCACTCGTCTACATGCTGAGAGTTTGATTGAGGACAACACTTCTGGGTTTACAGAAGATCTAGAGGAGTCCAATTTTTCTGAAACTGATTCCTCTGACCATGGATCTGATTCCTCAGAGACTGAGCCGgatatggatgaagagatgCCTTCATTTTCAG ATCCAGAAGTAGGAAGATATGAAGCACAAGAACGTAGAAGCTTGATTGATGAGGAACCAGATGAATCAACACATTCTGGCGACATGCCTCACCTCTATAATCAGGACCCTTATTTTGCAAGTGAAGCTGTGTCCAAATGGCAGTTGAAAGGGAAAAGGAATACCCGCAATCTTAGTAAAAGATCAATTGATACAACTGAAGGAagaggttatttttatggacCATATTCTGAAGAAAAG GCTGAGATGAGTGGAATGGACGATGGGTACCCCCTATCAAGAGCTGCATCAAGAAGTCGAAACAGGGTTGGTCTGAATATGATTGATTGGGAGGATGGGACCTGGGAAGACAGGTCTGCCTGGGATGAATGCTGGGACATCAAAAGAGAGCGATTTGACCCGGTATATGATGATCGCTATAATCATCGCAGGAGGCCAAAATACTTGATAGATGTGGACTTGAAAGTCCAGGCAAGTTACCAGAAAGAGCCTGTCCCTATTGTTTCTCTGATGAGCAAGTTAAACGGGAAGGCAATAATAGGGCACCCCATCCAAGTTGAAGCCTTAGAAGATGGTTTATCTAACACGCTTCTTTCAACATTTGATGATTCTGGTGAGGAAGCAATTGACAATGATGGGGGTACAACTCTTCCCCACGCATGGAGGACTGCAAGGAGGACAGCAAATGTTAGAGTCCCACGTCCTCATTTATTTTCTACATTGGATGGTGATGAGGCTGCCGATGACCTTCCCTTTTTCGATGAAGGTAGACCACCATTCAAGAAATTAAATATGGGGAGTTCCAGTCACAAGGCAAGCCAGGTCAGGAGGAACCCTCCTCACAACTCCCGGCTTCTCACTGATAGAAAGTTCTCGAAGAAGGTGTCTAAGAAAGTAAGCTTATCATCTAGCCTGAAAACGAAAACGAGGACCTTATCTTCTTTAGCCATTCAACAGAACTATGGTAACAAGGGAATGATACAATATGATAGTGGCGGCCAAAGGGATAGGTTGGTGAAACCAGAGTCTTCTGTATCTGTGCCCACAACTGTAGCTTGCATTCCTGTGAAATTAGTTTTCAGTAGGTTACTCGAGAAGATCAATAGGCCGCCATCAAaagcaacagcagcagcagccagTAATGCGGTCTTATTGAATGGGGATGTGGAGAGAAGTTGA
- the LOC112181835 gene encoding B3 domain-containing transcription factor VRN1 codes for MNLSKYQWRRKENPRKRISTGSESEKEDGKRETQAADQRHFDFLVDCFLSCLGARLSLTQDIPLKSALEFGDELSNVATLIVPAGRVWQVDLERAHKTIWFVGGWQKFAEYYSLTDGQFLVFSYQGNSTFHVRIFYFSCCEIEYPCVGHSIKHEEDVEDDVCGTLPSPSKGKGKCVDQHVKRKRKSVAIAKRFEDDVYKTLPSSSKGKGKDQHVKRNRKSVAIAKRFKRAKLKVQRMPSSQEFPTRKKKYKEIFVKNIAAYTYPNCKMTIAKEQQKVIHATKMFNLENPFFAVILQQCNLDSYYMYVPTAFGRRYMRGCPEYIKFEDSNSNEKQWVIRCFFPSDTKVMRRIGKGCGEFFRDNNFKNGDVCLFELIKRKDVVLKFSVLRNAEYAVRVGGKNKNPKIHDCGTLYFSKKIKELVLSRETKKAMKAAGALKIENPAFMVILRAHNMLNSFVHVPAEFVKDHLLGCANFINLKASSDKRGVPCTVCTYEPLHHRMEIRGGFGEFAKDNNLEEGDVCVFELIKSEADALKVSIFHASDYAK; via the exons ATGAATCTTTCGAAATACCAATGG AGAAGGAAGGAAAACCCGAGAAAAAGGATTAGTACTGGTTCAGAATCTGAGAAGGAAGACGGGAAGAGAGAGACACAGGCGGCGGACCAACGTCATTTTGATTTTCTG GTTGATTGTTTTTTATCATGTCTTGGTGCACGATTGAGTCTGACCCAG GATATTCCACTAAAGTCTGCACTAGAATTTGGGGATGAACTGTCTAATGTTGCTACACTAATTGTTCCAGCTGGTCGTGTTTGGCAAGTGGATTTGGAAAGAGCTCACAAGACCATTTGGTTTGTCGGCGGTTGGCAAAAATTCGCAGAATATTACTCCTTAACTGATGGTCAGTTCTTAGTCTTTAGTTATCAAGGAAATTCGACATTCCATGTTCGCATTTTTTATTTCAGTTGTTGTGAGATCGAGTACCCTTGTGTTGGTCATAGTATCAAACATGAAGAGGATGTTGAAGATGATGTTTGTGGAACTCTCCCTTCTCCCAGCAAAGGCAAAGGCAAATGTGTAGATCAACATGTtaagaggaagaggaaaagTGTTGCTATTGCCAAGAGATTTGAAGATGATGTTTATAAAACTCTCCCTTCTTCCAGCAAAGGCAAAGGCAAAGATCAACATGTTAAGAGGAACAGGAAAAGCGTTGCTATTGCCAAGAGATTTAAGCGAGCCAAGTTGAAGGTACAGAGAATGCCTAGCTCACAGGAATTTCCCACgagaaagaagaaatataaGGAAATATTTGTTAAGAACATAGCTGCTTACACTTATCCTAATTGCAAAATGACGATTGCCAAAGAACAGCAGAAAGTGATCCATGCTACCAAAATGTTCaacttggaaaatcctttttttgCAGTTATCTTGCAGCAATGCAATCTTGACAGCTATTATATG TATGTTCCAACTGCCTTTGGAAGGAGATATATGAGAGGGTGTCCAGAATATATCAAGTTTGAGGATTCTAATTCTAACGAAAAGCAGTGGGTTATCCGATGCTTTTTCCCATCAGATACAAAGGTGATGAGGAGAATAGGCAAGGGATGTGGTGAATTTTTCAGAGACAATAATTTCAAGAATGGAGATGTCTGTCTCTTTGAACTGATCAAAAGGAAGGATGTTGTGCTAAAATTTTCGGTATTGCGCAACGCTGAATATGCAGTCAGGGTCGGTgggaaaaataaaaatccaaagATTCATGATTGTGGAACCTTGTACTTCTCTAAGAAGATTAAAGAGTTGGTATTATCCAGAGAAACCAAGAAGGCGATGAAGGCTGCGGGagctttgaagattgaaaatcCTGCTTTCATGGTCATCTTGCGAGCGCACAACATGCTCAACTCTTTTGTG CATGTGCCTGCTGAGTTTGTGAAGGATCATCTGCTTGGATGTGCTAACTTCATCAACCTTAAGGCCTCTAGTGACAAGCGGGGTGTGCCCTGCACAGTCTGCACTTATGAGCCACTACACCACAGAATGGAGATACGCGGAGGATTTGGTGAATTTGCTAAGGATAATAATCTGGAGGAAGGAGATGTTTGTGTGTTTGAGCTGATCAAGAGTGAGGCTGATGCGCTCAAAGTTTCAATATTCCATGCCAGTGACTATGCAAAGTGA
- the LOC112185276 gene encoding uncharacterized protein LOC112185276 produces MEKKVLLVCCVAALLGLLSAATGFGAEATRIKGSQVQFVNASQCEYPRTAALGLGFTAAVALMVAHIIINVSTGCICCKRIPRPSNSNWTIALICFVVSWFSFVIAFLLLLTGSALNDRHGVESMYFGSYYCYVVKPGVFAGGAVLSLASVTLGIFYYITLNSAKNNDNLCGNAVQGPAIAMGQPQFPAQNNTQDPVFVHEDTYMRRQFT; encoded by the exons ATGGAGAAAAAGGTGCTTCTGGTTTGCTGTGTGGCGGCACTGTTGGGGCTGTTGTCGGCTGCTACAGGATTTGGTGCTGAGGCAACAAGAATCAAG GGTTCTCAGGTTCAGTTTGTCAATGCTAGTCAATGTGAATATCCTCGGACTGCAGCTCTTGGTCTTGGTTTTACTGCCGCAGTGGCTCTTATGGTAGCTCATATAATTATAAATGTTTCAACAGGATGCATTTGTTGCAAGAGGATCCCCCGACCTTCCAATTCTAACTGGACGATTGCCCTTATCTGCTTTGTTGTTTCCTG GTTCTCGTTTGTAATAGCATTTCTTCTGTTGCTCACTGGTTCTGCACTCAATGATCGACATGGTGTAGAAAGCATGTACTTTGGCAGCTACTACTGTTATGTTGTGAAGCCTGGAGTGTTTGCTGGAGGCGCTGTCTTATCCCTTGCAAGTGTGACCCTAGGAATTTTCTACTACATCACCTTAAATTCAGCAAAGAACAACGACAATCTGTGTGGTAATGCTGTTCAGGGGCCAGCAATAGCAATGGGGCAACCCCAGTTTCCAGCGCAGAATAATACTCAAGACCCTGTCTTTGTCCATGAAGACACTTACATGAGACGGCAATTCACATGA
- the LOC112185294 gene encoding gluconokinase: MASALEGMMIVIMGVSGAGKSTIGEMLAKETNCSFIDADDFHPQANKEKMSKGIPLSEEDRIPWLETLRNALRENLVSGSTVLLGCSALQKRYRDILRSADPNYEPGSYASLVKFILLDTKAHVLAARLEKRVAEGKHFMSPELLQSQLDLLQIDDSEGILKVDANLTPQDIVNAIQRLFFGSKVVQECNH; this comes from the exons ATGGCTTCAGCTCTCGAAG GGATGATGATTGTGATTATGGGTGTCAGTGGTGCTGGGAAATC AACTATAGGTGAGATGCTGGCCAAAGAGACAAACTGTAGCTTTATTGATGCTGATGATTTCCACCCACAAGCAAACAAAG AAAAGATGAGTAAAGGGATCCCTCTTTCAGAGGAAGATCGAATTCCTTGGCTTGAAACACTTCGGAATGCCTTAAGAGAGAACTTGGTCAGTGGAAGTACTGTACTTCTTGGTTGTTCAGCTCTGCAGAAGCGGTACCGAGACATTTTAAGATCTGCAGACCCTAACTATGAACCTGGAAGTTATGCCAGTCTGGTGAAGTTCATCTTGTTAGACACTAAGGCACATGTGCTGGCTGCTCGATTAGAGAAGAGAGTAGCAGAAGGAAAGCACTTCATGTCACCCGAACTTTTGCAGTCTCAGTTAGACTTGCTTCAGATTGATGATTCTGAAGGGATACTTAAAGTTGATGCTAACCTAACTCCACAAGACATAGTAAACGCTATCCAAAGATTGTTTTTTGGTTCAAAAGTCGTCCAAGAATGTAACCATTAG
- the LOC112185284 gene encoding altered inheritance rate of mitochondria protein 25, translating into MNWRSSWLSLTKVYKAAAADSKCGSSLRSGLALSRKFGDKAKADTGFDLNRDFLVQLWMADKEMEQFRRKSRRRAVEQDENSVVGKQPPVSQSISGYLKPESPEEVQVMPLLARSNMLVTRDIEWANLVLGFEQENRYAIVDVCYPQSPVGFIREESHVIMRQLLRQRRPFVARVTDGMGNELFRVRRPFWWINSSIYAEINGKEVGVVHRRWHLWRRIYDLYLGNKQFAVVENPGFWHWTFTLKDIDGGVLAEIDRDWRGFGFELFTDAGQYVIRFGSSDPSSKIGLASQIEELEVVRPLTLSERAVTLALAISLDNDYFSRHGGWGIPYFDVGE; encoded by the exons ATGAATTGGAGAAGTAGTTGGCTTAGCCTCACTAAGGTTTACAAAGCTGCGGCAGCAGATTCCAAATGTGGCTCTTCCTTGCGGTCAGGGCTAGCTTTGTCTCGGAAATTTGGAGACAAGGCCAAGGCTGATACTGGGTTTGACCTGAATAGGGACTTCCTTGTACAGCTATGGATGGCGGATAAGGAAATGGAGCAGTTTCGGAGAAAATCGAGACGGAGGGCTGTTGAGCAGGATGAGAATAGCGTGGTTGGGAAGCAACCACCTGTGAGCCAATCCATCTCGGGATATCTGAAGCCGGAATCTCCAGAAGAG GTCCAGGTGATGCCTCTTCTTGCTAGATCAAATATGCTCGTTACTAGGGATATAGAGTGGGCAAATCTTGTGCTTGGGTTTGAGCAG GAAAATCGGTATGCCATAGTAGATGTATGCTATCCACAGTCG CCTGTAGGTTTCATTCGTGAGGAGAGTCATGTTATCATGAGACAG ttACTTCGCCAGCGGCGTCCTTTTGTTGCTCGAGTAACTGATGGCATGGGAAATGAGCTCTTTAGG GTTCGCAGGCCTTTTTGGTGGATAAACAGCTCAATTTATGCAGAGATCAATGGTAAG GAAGTTGGTGTGGTTCACAGACGATGGCATTTGTGGAGAAGGATTTATGATTTgtacctagg GAATAAACAATTTGCAGTTGTTGAAAATCCTGGATTCTGGCATTGGACATTTACTTTGAAGGACATTGATGGGGGTGTGTTGGCCGAGATAGATCGTGATTGGAGGGGTTTTGGCTTTGAG CTGTTTACTGATGCTGGGCAATATGTGATTCGGTTTGGGAGCTCTGATCCCAGCTCCAAGATAGGCCTTGCTAGCCAG ATTGAGGAGTTGGAAGTAGTTCGCCCATTGACTCTGTCAGAGAGAGCTGTAACTCTTGCTCTTGCTATATCGTTGGATAACGACTATTTTTCAAGACATGGTGGATG GGGAATACCTTATTTTGATGTAGGTGAATAG
- the LOC112185268 gene encoding cell division cycle 20.1, cofactor of APC complex: protein MDAGSMNSSSNYKSNSRGPLQEQFIQRKSSRENFDRFIPNRSAMDMGYAQSMLTESRTGKENPAISSPSREAYQRKLAEALNMNRTRILAFKNKPPAPVDLYPKDFFSSQTQDKPAKPRRHIPQTSERTLDAPDLVDDYYLNLLDWGSANVLAIALANTVYLWDASTGSTSELETFDDETGPVTSVSWAPDGRHIAIGLNNSEVQLWDSTATKQLRTLRGCHSSRVGSLAWNNNILSTGGMDGCIVNNDVRVRSHIVETYRGHEQEVCGLKWSASGQQLASGGNDNLLHIWDRSVASSQSSTQWLHRLEDHTAAVKALAWCPFQSNLLASGGGGGDRCIKFWNTHTGACLNSVDTGSQVCSLLWNKNERELLSSHGFTQNQLTLWKYPSMVKMAELTGHTSRVLYMAQSPDGCTVASAAGDETLRFWNVFGVPEVAKPAPKAHSEPFAHMNRIR, encoded by the exons ATGGATGCAGGATCAATGAATTCTTCATCCAACTACAAGTCCAACTCCAGAGGCCCACTGCAAGAACAGTTCATTCAGAGAAAGAGTTCTCGGGAAAAC TTCGACAGATTCATACCAAACAGATCAGCAATGGATATGGGCTATGCGCAATCTATGCTAACTGAAAGCAGGACAGGTAAGGAAAACCCTGCTATCAGTTCTCCATCCAGGGAGGCCTATCAGAGGAAATTGGCAGAGGCTTTGAACATGAACCGCACTCGGATTCTTGCTTTCAAGAACAAGCCTCCGGCCCCGGTGGATCTGTACCCCAAAGATTTCTTCTCTTCTCAAACCCAAGATAAGCCAGCAAAGCCCAGGAGACACATTCCTCAA ACCTCAGAGAGGACATTGGATGCTCCTGACCTTGTCGATGACTACTACCTCAATCTGTTGGATTGGGGAAGTGCCAATGTACTCGCAATTGCTCTCGCAAACACAGTTTACTTGTGGGATGCTAGCACTGGCTCTACTTCTGAATTGGAGACTTTTGATGATGAAACTGGACCTGTAACCAGTGTCAGTTGGGCTCCTGATGGACGCCACATTGCCATTGGACTTAACAATTCCGAAGTACAGCTGTGGGACTCAACTGCTACTAAGCAG CTGAGGACTTTGAGAGGTTGCCACAGTTCGCGAGTTGGCTCATTGGCATGGAACAACAACATTCTTTCTACTGGAGGAATGGACGGCTGTATTGTCAACAATGATGTGAGAGTTAGATCCCACATTGTTGAGACCTACAGAGGGCATGAGCAAGAGGTTTGTGGACTTAAATGGTCAGCCTCAGGGCAGCAATTGGCTAGTGGAGGAAATGACAACCTACTGCATATATGGGACAGATCAGTTGCATCTTCACAGTCATCAACACAGTGGCTTCATAGGCTTGAAGATCATACAGCTGCTGTTAAAGCCCTTGCTTGGTGTCCATTCCAGAGCAACTTGCTTGCTTCCGGTGGAGGTGGGGGTGATCGGTGCATAAAGTTCTGGAACACCCACACAGGTGCATGCTTGAACTCAGTAGACACTGGGTCTCAGGTTTGCTCTCTGCTTTGGAACAAGAATGAAAGGGAATTGCTTAGCTCACACGGGTTTACACAGAACCAGCTGACTCTTTGGAAGTACCCATCCATGGTTAAAATGGCAGAACTTACAGGTCACACTTCCAGGGTTCTTTATATGGCTCAGAGTCCGGATGGTTGCACGGTAGCATCGGCGGCTGGTGATGAAACCCTGAGATTCTGGAATGTCTTTGGTGTCCCTGAGGTGGCTAAACCTGCTCCTAAAGCTCATTCTGAACCTTTTGCTCATATGAACCGTATCCGATGA
- the LOC112177147 gene encoding uncharacterized protein LOC112177147, producing MSPAVLAGSSSSSCSATFNRHQYFIKTPQITTPKSVASLQCQKTSFQGLSLGEAKRGVSESFVAENVSSTTVRRGRLLGIVARTAGAAKTIEAEVDKPLGLTLGQKPGGGVTITAVEGGGNAAKAGLKAGDQVIYTSSFFGDELWPADKLGFTKTAINAKPDNVYFVVSRGGAEVDVKRLPKRPAPPRFGRKLTESQKARATHICLDCGFIYTLSKPFDEQPESYVCPQCRAPKKRFAGYDVNTGKPIGGGLPPIGVIIGLIAGVAGVGALLVYGLQ from the exons ATGTCACCGGCGGTGCTTGCaggttcttcctcttcttcttgctcTGCCACTTTCAACAGGCACCAGTACTTCATCAAAACTCCACAGATCACTACCCCAAAATCAGTGGCATCACTACAATGTCAG AAGACTAGCTTCCAAGGGTTGTCACTTGGAGAAGCCAAAAGGGGTGTATCTGAATCCTTTGTAGCTGAGAATGTTAGCAGTACTACTGTAAGAAGAGGTCGGCTACTTGGCATAGTTGCAAGAACAGCTGGGGCTGCAAAGACAATTGAGGCTGAGGTTGACAAGCCATTAGGCCTCACTTTGGGTCAAAAGCCTGGAGGTGGTGTTACCATCACT GCTGTAGAAGGAGGTGGGAATGCAGCAAAGGCAGGGCTCAAAGCAGGGGATCAGGTGATCTACACTAGCAGCTTCTTCGGAGATGAATTATGGCCAGCAGATAAGCTTGGATTTACTAAAACTGCCATCAACGCCAAGCCCGACAACGTTTACTTCGTCGTTAGCAG AGGTGGTGCTGAAGTAGACGTTAAACGGCTACCAAAGCGTCCAGCTCCTCCTCGCTTTGGAAGGAAACTGACGGAGTCTCAAAAG GCTAGAGCTACTCACATATGCCTTGACTGTGGATTCATATACACATTATCAAAACCTTTTGATGAGCAG CCGGAATCGTACGTATGCCCTCAGTGCAGAGCACCGAAGAAGAGGTTTGCAGGATATGATGTCAACACAGGGAAACCTATCGGTGGCGGTTTGCCTCCTATTGGAGTCATTATTGGCCTCATCGCTGGTGTTGCCGGTGTGGGAGCATTGCTTGTATATGGTCTTCAATGA